The window AGCGGGCGATAAGTAGCAAAGGCGTAACGAGCCAGATAAGGGGGCAGGCGGTCTCTAAGTCTGGTTCTCATGGCGGGCGTTAACCTGAAAAGAACCAATACAAGTGGTTTCCAAATCTATGACTTACTGTGGGCGAAGAAGAACGTACCCATTGAAGACAATCTAACTTGAAATGTCCATAAAATATGACCAAGACCATAATAAGGGaccaaaacatgatgttttgTGATATTCCCACCACTGGTGACCAGTCATTCCCTGAAGAGGAATGGGGGTCATGGACTGACGAATAGGAACTTCCGGTTTTGGTGAAGATGGGCACAAGTATTTTGGCATGATGTGTAATACTATTTCCACAATACAATAAAGTTTTGGAAACCCAAAtaagtttttcaatttgttttggTCCTTTCCCTACTCGAAGTATCCTCCAAAAAATGTTGAGAACCTCCCAGACAGTTTTTCACGACTGGGTTGTACCAAGAGTAAACAAAGCTAAtagtttcaaattttaaaaatctgaaaatcatattgaaaattttagaaatcagactgaaaactaataaaaacaaaatattaaacatgAAAACCTAATTAAATGCCAGTTACAAAGtgtgacaaaaaataatataagaaATTTTTCCAAGGTGCAGTACAGAGTAAAAgtattctaaattaaaaaaaattaagatatatCTAAGCCAAAAGTCTAGTACAAACTTGAATCAGACTGAAGTAACTCATTATTAAACGtctaattgtaaaatatttgtgaATCGTGGAAAATAGCAATTACGCTTTAAACTAAACTCAgaagtttttttgaaactctTGATTTGACGTGTAGGTACCTACgaatttgcataaaagcaaaaaaattataaaatttaaagtcaATCCTCATTAGAGACATAAAGTGCAACGATTAATGAATGCATACAAAAATGTGCCTGAATTACCTCcattgatagtttgtcacgtaaaactgaaactgttctGAATGGAGTTATACGATTCCGtgcaatttaataatttagattgccaattattattattggtttaaaaaattcaattaattattacaataaatattgatttttccaaagcaGCAGTCTAAAGTTTAATTTgttgtgaataatttttagaagttCACAACTTTACGAAAAAGTGTCttagtttaaattaataactgtaattaaatttttgctaccGAACATAGACCTATACAAAAGAACGTCgacctgaattattttttcactttaaaaCCATGGTTGATACACAAATTTTATAGGAAACATAAGCAAAAAGAATTACGCAAATTacttgtacaaaattttatcgaatCGATTATTTCACAACAAAGTTATCAAAGGAAATCGAAAATAGTTAATGTTTGTACTTTTGTGCTTTGTAACTTTTGAACGATGCAACTTCGTCTAAGAGTCTAGAGGTAATCGAAACTCGCTCTATTTTGAGCTAGAGAGCCTCTTGTTTCCTGTTGTTCTCATCTTTTCattacactctgtatattacaataacatttaaatttcaatacCTTATTGACgtacactaatttttttaaagtgaaggattttttattaaatagtaAAATCATTGAATAAGGTATTGTGTAGCTTATTCAATGGTAAAATACTCGCACGTCgttttgttgagtctaataAGTATAGATTTAGGTTTTGAGTTTGACCGTGAGGGATAGGGACTTCAGTTTTAactacttgaaaaaaatgcaaaaatgtttaGCTTTGCATTCTTAGCAGACTAAGAAAAACTgacgattaaaattttcatgagaaaaaaattatttaaaatttgcgttttgtctcttatttacaaaaaaatgtaacaaagttgaagaaaaaaaataaattttctttaaaaaagtcggCACACCATATTTGTACTTTCAACGGTTTAgctataaattaactttccaatattTGACCACAggcgtctttgaacgactttagGGCCTAAATTGTTGAAGATAGGgacattttttgtagaaaatttaattctctacaaccgTTCCTAACGTTTTTCCCGCATCatagcgttttgaaaaatatgaggcatagtgcaaattggtaaatgtttatatttaccataaaatttttgccttaTGTTTATGTCGTAGTATTGGGAGTTTAATGCTCTATCCGCCTATGTTTTTTTGCttgccatttttttcaaatttctttctgtgttgaaaattttgacgGAAATTGAACAACTGCGCCCgtaatttgtttattagttCATTGTTGTAAATAGTAAACTGTGTTCAAGTAAATGTTGCGTGTAACTATTTCCAGCGATTTGTATTCCTTGCTACTAATTTTCGGTTTTCCCAGTTATCAACTTTCTAGTTTACTGGAATGTGGTGATTTTGGTCGCACATGCGCATTAAAGTACATTTGGCACCGAATGTTTATTAGACTTCTTGTTATTCTGTGACTTCTTGTTATTTGTTTTGGGATTCTGGGGCGTAATCCTAGTTATTGTGCTTGCACATCCTGttgtaataagtaataaaggGTGTGATTTATCCTAGTaatagaaaaaagaagaattaGTTTTTATCGGTGTTTATACTGTGGTGGTTATTTTCTCATACCCGGCTATTACCCCTTGTGAGTTTGTTATAAAGGGGGCCCAGTTTTACacccaaaataatttataaaataaattaatgcaaAGTTACTAATGTGGGGCAACTGGGTCACGTTTAAATCAGATTATGGGACAAATCAATAAATTCGTGATTAGATTAAGTTAAAACGCAAAACTTTGTAATGCACACATGCACAAGAATCGACTAATAAAATCGTCAAACATGTACGGTTATTTGGCAGTTTTTTGTGGTAAGTTTCGAATCACTCCTTATCAcacttattcaaaaaaaatgcttgcaGCTCTGTTGGCCCACTGTTCCGCTTCCAGAGTCCTAGAATTAAGCGACAAATTCTCCGAAATTTACAAAGAGGGTGGCTTCTGGTTGGTCAAATTCTACGCCCCGTGGTGTGGTCATTGCAAAAGATTGGAGCCGGTTTGGGCACAGGTTGCCCAAGCGTTGTATAAAACCAACATAAGAGTTGGTAGAGTGGACTGTACGAGGTTTCCAACATTAGCCACCGAATTTTCCGTAAATGGCTTCCCCACTATCAAGTTTATTAAGCCAGGTGAAGATTTTACATTTCATGGGGACAGAAGCAAAGACGATATTGTTAATTTTGCCATCAGAATGGCTGGGCCACCTGTGCAAGATGTGACGAGATCAGAGAGTTTAACAAACTTGAAGCAAATGAATCAGTTGTTTTTCATGTATGTGGGGGACCAGGAGGGGCTGCTGTGGGAGGCCTACTACGATGTTGCTAGTAAATTGCAACCGCATGGGTTTTTCTACGCCGCTAGCAAGGAAATTGCGAAACAACATGTTGATGTTGATGAATTGCCGGCTGTTTTTGTGTATAAGGAAAGTTTGCATTACTTCTATCCAAGTGAGTTGGTTCTTTTTTGATACATTTCCGGAAGCTGaatgtacagggtgctcaaaaactggcgcaccaactcagtggtacgttattgagaagcaattgcagattacgggaaaaatgttgaaaaaattcctaaagtcatattttaaaaaatctggagctacaaacttattgtgttaacttctttagtttttattatttttttatgtttttatgtttcataccaggtaatcgttacGTAACAAAACggtgaataattatttttaaatttactttcagactttaacagttttattaatttaaaaaagttaaaattcatccaaaaaatcacaatgtgtagatgtgccaacactgataattatttcctaggaaaccgcttcaaatataatttatttttattgttgatcaaattctattgcgatcatgactgttagacaacgttgccacatatcatttatctaaaatccgttatttatcaataactttaatacaaagaatttttttactatttttacctttatatgtaacgagttctctaccacacaccattgagttggtgcgccagtttttgagcacgctgtataattttgtttaggaagcgaaaaaatagtatattatacgagttttataagaggttctattgtggcacgaatggttttagAGCACGACAAAGGAGTGCTCCAAtagaatgagtgccacaattaagtttttacaaaattgtaaaatagttattaatgattagatctttcATTGacactataaattacattaactattaattttttttaagtgtatTAATATTTCATAACTAACTGAGACGTTGGCATTTGAGTTTGAGACAGCTCATTTAGTAATactatactatttttttgttatttaagcACGAAAAactttgaatattttcaaaaacacataacctaaataattttttaagattttgccaaaaatctGGATGTCTATCTAGGCTCTTAGtttgatcaaaaatgtatCTTTTACTGATATTTCGGTTAAAAATCTCGTTTTCATAAAATCTTGgcgaaattttggcaaaacgGGCCGAAAAAtcgcaaattttaaacaatgattggggtgtttttttaagtttaaattgaTAACATTTACTCAATCACGTTTTTTTAAGATGAAACAGGAAATGTTCTttatttggtcaaaattttcagCTTTTCCCGTCtttttagcacgtttttgagtgataaacttaaaaaaaaaactaatttttttttaattcgatcTAGTTATCTCAGCAGTGAAACGTATAGCGTAAATAACTTCAGGATCGCTTTATCTGTCAATATGTCCAAAATGTTCAAGAACATACAAATATTATGTTGGAATCCTATTTCCGTAATGGACATCAGGACATCGGGTTAACGTAACtatcatggataactagatagTTGTTTTAGAAAATCGCACGGTATTAATTTTCAACTTAATTTCGGATATTCACATAAACATGTTAATGATCTAAATACAATCATGTTTCATGTTACATCttgaaattttactaaaagtaTTGAGAAAAAATTCCCGTATCACCAATAACgatgttatttttgcttttttgagcCCGTTTAAGCTCTTGCAAGATTTTACTCAAATGTATCAAGAACTAATTTATTTGCgtcaaatacaattatttgtttgttttttctaactaatttatttcttaaagtttcGCTAAAACTAAGacctacaattttttaatttgattataaATGGCATACACTTTTTCGAGcctctttacattttttaatgtttttcgtATAAAAGACTAactaattttgtgaaaataatcTAATAACTTagtcaaaaatgttattttgggttttaaattaattgcttgGAAAATAAAGCAGATATTTACAAGAACGTTTTTCTCTGCTTTACCTGTCAATATGTCCAAAATGTTCAAGAACATACAAATATTATGTTGGAATCTTATTTTCGTAATGGACATCAGGACATCGGGTTAACGTAACTACcatggataactagatgaAAGTTTTAGAAAATCGCACGGTATTAATTTTCAACTTAATTTCGGATATTCACAAAAACATGTAAATCATCTAAATATAATCATGTTTCATGTTACATCttgaaattttactaaaagtaTTGAGAAAAAATTCCCGTATCATCAATAACgatgttatttttgcttttttgagcCCGTTTAAGCTCTTTTCTTGCAAGATTTTACTCAAATGTATCAAGATCTAATTTATTTGCgtcaaatacaattatttgtttacgttttttctaatttataaatttataaactaatttatttcttaaagtttcGCTAAAATTAAGACCTACAATTTCTTAATTTGATTATAAATGGCATACACTCTTTATAAAAGACTatctaattttgtaaaattttgcgaaaattatttaataacttagtcaaaaatgttgttattttgggctttaaattaattgcttgGAAAATAAAGCAGATATTTACAAGAACATTTTTCTCTGTCTTTTTTAAAGTGGTATTTGAGCACGAAAAACTCctttatgaaaaatataaaaaactaattatttcttgtgatttcactaaaataaataacttgatCAAAGATGAAGAtgtaactgtatttttttatctggTTCATGGAGtaattttcgaattatttttggtaaaatttttgctatAATCACAGCTATAATTTGGGTACCGTTTTAATATATTCTAGGGCATACAAGACTATTCGAATTCAGTAGAATAATTTCAGATTAGTAAATTTGATTTGAGAAAACCAAGTTAAaactttttgtgtaaaaaaattgtttgagccttTGCCttacacttttaattttcgggTTAAGTTTTTGGCATGTCAAATCTGTTTTCTTGGATTTAGTTATCGGAAATGACAGACCTTGCAATAGTAACGAAATACCTGttgaaaaaaacactaatttaTATCTTATGTTGTACAGAACATttagtttataattaatttcagtTGAATCAGGCCCAGTTGATTTGAACGAATCCGAGGAAGCACAACACTTGAATTCTTCCATGTATAAATGGATAAACGAAGAGCGGTTTGAAACGTTCCCAAAAATCACAAGAGGCAACATAAACGAGATTCTCCAAACGAAAAAGTACATTGTCCTGGTTGttgttgaagaaaataaattgcaacaaATAAGTCAAGAGATGTTGGAATTTAGAGATATGGTCGAGTCCATCATACGGAAGAAAAGGGATAAATACcataaacattttcaatttggttGGGTTGGTAACCCTGAATTGGCAAACAGCATAGCAATGCAGGTCTTACCATTGCCGCATTTGTTGGTTTTAAATTCAACCACAAACCACCATCATATCCCTGAAGATGATCCATCTCAGTTGACTGCAGATGCTATTGATATTTTCCTTGAAAGAATATACAATCAAAGTGTACCAGTAAGtaacaaaatgttatttttaacaaacaagcTGAggtttactaaataaaaataaaatggaacttggacataataaaataacaaacattgatttttttcacggTACATAAAATCCACTTTTTAGGCTTATGGCGGAAATAGTATAACCGTTCGCCTCTATAGAACATACTTTGAGGCAAGAACATCACTGGCTGACATGTGGCGGGGAAATCCTGTCTTGACAACAGTCCTTTTTGGTCTGCCTCTTGGCTTTCTCTCCTTGATATTGTACTCAATTTGTTGTTCCGATATTTTGGACGCGGATGAAGATGAGGAAGAAGGTGACTTTATAAACCACATTTCATGTAactaactttttaaatttcagaATTATTACACGAGAAAAAAGAgtaatttaaaactaaagtaCCTAAAACATTCTAGTCCTGCTGGTGTGTTAAGTGTGTAGACAAGTTTGTTgtgattaaattattttattgttttatacgtattaatataattttacaggtgtaattaagaaaaaattaaatgaaagttaaaaataaacgtacaTGTTTCTAAAACCTAAAAGTCTTCATCCGAGTCCAATGCAGCCCTTCTTCTGTCAAACTTAACAGTTGGTTTCTTCTGCTGGGTTTGAGCATTCACATTTTCGAGTAAGGTAATAAGTTCTGTTTCCCCAATTTTGGAACAAATCTGCCCCGTCTGTGCCATTCGTATCAACATATTCTCCACCAATTTGCCCTTGTCTGGCTTCCCCAACATTAAAGTGTTTACTGGAAGCAAATATTAACATAATAAGACCAAGTTatggattattattatcattaatatctgtaccgtctaagttttcagagcaatgaatttaaaaaaatacaggcaaatagagcattaaatttttaatattaagacataaacataatgcaaaaattttatcgtaaatgGGAATacagttgaagatacaaaaaaagtataaggaatttttttcatattaaatttaaattaatttaaaacgattgaCGCTAAGACGGTATAGCGCTCGAAGCGCCCCCATTGCCGTActaattttttgggttcacAAAATCGtatcgtct of the Tribolium castaneum strain GA2 chromosome 1, icTriCast1.1, whole genome shotgun sequence genome contains:
- the PDCD-5 gene encoding programmed cell death protein 5, yielding MADSDLEELRKQRLAQLQSQYKGDAENENSQKRKEEQARAQEDAKNSILSQILDQPARARLNTLMLGKPDKGKLVENMLIRMAQTGQICSKIGETELITLLENVNAQTQQKKPTVKFDRRRAALDSDEDF
- the Tmx3 gene encoding protein disulfide-isomerase TMX3 isoform X2; translation: MHKNRLIKSSNMYGYLAVFCALLAHCSASRVLELSDKFSEIYKEGGFWLVKFYAPWCGHCKRLEPVWAQVAQALYKTNIRVGRVDCTRFPTLATEFSVNGFPTIKFIKPGEDFTFHGDRSKDDIVNFAIRMAGPPVQDVTRSESLTNLKQMNQLFFMYVGDQEGLLWEAYYDVASKLQPHGFFYAASKEIAKQHVDVDELPAVFVYKESLHYFYPIESGPVDLNESEEAQHLNSSMYKWINEERFETFPKITRGNINEILQTKKYIVLVVVEENKLQQISQEMLEFRDMVESIIRKKRDKYHKHFQFGWVGNPELANSIAMQVLPLPHLLVLNSTTNHHHIPEDDPSQLTADAIDIFLERIYNQSVPAYGGNSITVRLYRTYFEARTSLADMWRGNPVLTTVLFGLPLGFLSLILYSICCSDILDADEDEEEELLHEKKE
- the Tmx3 gene encoding protein disulfide-isomerase TMX3 isoform X1, encoding MHKNRLIKSSNMYGYLAVFCALLAHCSASRVLELSDKFSEIYKEGGFWLVKFYAPWCGHCKRLEPVWAQVAQALYKTNIRVGRVDCTRFPTLATEFSVNGFPTIKFIKPGEDFTFHGDRSKDDIVNFAIRMAGPPVQDVTRSESLTNLKQMNQLFFMYVGDQEGLLWEAYYDVASKLQPHGFFYAASKEIAKQHVDVDELPAVFVYKESLHYFYPIESGPVDLNESEEAQHLNSSMYKWINEERFETFPKITRGNINEILQTKKYIVLVVVEENKLQQISQEMLEFRDMVESIIRKKRDKYHKHFQFGWVGNPELANSIAMQVLPLPHLLVLNSTTNHHHIPEDDPSQLTADAIDIFLERIYNQSVPAYGGNSITVRLYRTYFEARTSLADMWRGNPVLTTVLFGLPLGFLSLILYSICCSDILDADEDEEEGDFINHISCN